A genomic region of Elusimicrobiota bacterium contains the following coding sequences:
- the alr gene encoding alanine racemase, with protein MTNTRRFFRPTWAEVHLGALRENLRRFRRRMPRSTKILFVVKGDAYGHGAAACAQAAQKARAADWLGVSSVEEGVALREAGIRLPVLVLGSLYPFESFLAAAEFGLTPTVASLDSARRLAEVARRLGRKVSCHLKIETGMGRIGMSPAAAVATAGYLAEHRLVDVAGAYTHFSCAETDRAFTGEQLRRFRRALRDLSRSGVSPRLRHAANSAAALRYPSTRLDLVRPGLAIYGLYPGFQPVLSLKSKVVFLKTVPRGAAVGYGATFRARRPTRVATVPIGYADGYSRRLSNRGGALLGGRRCPIIGNISMDMLMLDATAVPGARVGDDVVLIGRQGAEVISAAETATTAGTIPYETTTALTGRVPRAYLPS; from the coding sequence ATGACCAACACGAGGCGGTTCTTCCGGCCCACCTGGGCGGAAGTCCACCTCGGCGCCCTCCGGGAGAACCTCCGGCGCTTCCGCCGCCGCATGCCGCGCTCCACCAAGATCCTGTTCGTGGTCAAGGGCGACGCCTACGGCCACGGCGCCGCGGCGTGCGCCCAAGCCGCGCAGAAAGCCAGGGCCGCCGACTGGCTGGGCGTCTCCTCGGTCGAGGAGGGGGTGGCCCTCCGCGAGGCCGGCATCCGCCTGCCCGTCCTGGTACTGGGCAGCCTCTACCCCTTCGAGAGCTTCCTCGCCGCGGCCGAATTCGGGCTGACCCCCACCGTGGCGAGCCTCGACTCCGCCCGCAGGCTGGCGGAGGTGGCCCGGCGGCTGGGCCGCAAGGTCTCCTGCCACCTCAAGATCGAGACCGGCATGGGACGCATCGGCATGAGCCCGGCCGCCGCGGTCGCCACCGCCGGTTATCTGGCCGAGCACCGGCTCGTAGACGTCGCCGGAGCCTACACGCATTTTTCCTGCGCGGAGACGGACCGGGCATTCACCGGGGAGCAATTGCGGCGCTTCCGCCGGGCGCTGCGCGACTTGTCCCGCTCCGGGGTCTCGCCGCGCCTGCGCCACGCCGCCAATTCGGCCGCGGCCCTGCGCTACCCCTCCACCCGGCTGGACCTGGTGCGCCCCGGGCTGGCGATCTACGGGCTCTATCCGGGATTCCAGCCGGTCCTGAGCCTCAAGAGCAAGGTGGTATTCCTGAAGACCGTGCCCCGCGGGGCGGCCGTGGGCTACGGAGCGACCTTCCGTGCCCGGCGGCCGACCCGGGTCGCCACGGTGCCCATCGGCTACGCGGACGGCTACTCCCGGCGACTTTCCAACCGGGGCGGCGCCTTGCTGGGCGGCCGGCGCTGTCCCATCATCGGCAACATCTCTATGGACATGCTCATGCTCGACGCGACCGCTGTGCCGGGGGCCCGGGTAGGCGACGACGTGGTCCTGATCGGCCGCCAGGGCGCAGAGGTGATCTCGGCCGCCGAGACCGCGACGACCGCGGGCACCATCCCCTACGAGACGACGACCGCGCTCACCGGCCGGGTGCCGAGGGCCTACCTGCCGTCATGA
- a CDS encoding single-stranded DNA-binding protein, which yields MSTGVRLPEINFIVLAGRATRDGEHFVTSAGTPKTTIRMAVSRRYKDTKSGEWKDQAFFIDVVVWGQAAERAKDRAKKGVALTVEGRLSSRDYEDNGGQKRTVFEVVANRVQFLSQPGEGAAAGAPEKSQAAGGTPAADAEIEEAPF from the coding sequence ATGTCCACCGGGGTCCGGCTCCCAGAGATCAATTTCATCGTCCTGGCTGGGCGCGCCACGCGGGACGGCGAGCATTTCGTCACGTCGGCGGGGACCCCGAAGACGACGATCCGCATGGCCGTGAGCCGCCGCTACAAGGACACCAAGTCCGGGGAATGGAAGGACCAGGCTTTTTTCATCGACGTGGTGGTCTGGGGGCAGGCGGCCGAGCGCGCCAAGGATCGCGCCAAGAAGGGCGTGGCCCTGACCGTCGAGGGACGGCTCTCTTCCCGGGACTACGAGGACAACGGCGGACAGAAGCGCACCGTCTTCGAGGTGGTCGCCAACCGCGTCCAATTCCTGAGCCAGCCCGGCGAAGGCGCCGCGGCTGGAGCGCCCGAGAAGTCCCAAGCCGCCGGCGGGACACCCGCCGCAGATGCAGAAATCGAGGAGGCTCCGTTCTAA
- a CDS encoding bifunctional 5,10-methylenetetrahydrofolate dehydrogenase/5,10-methenyltetrahydrofolate cyclohydrolase, translating into MSAKILDGKAVAAALRAGLQSDIAAVREARGTPPKLAIVTHTSEESAGAYLRAKLKAAAEAGLLAQAYPCPDGAGPGELGGILARLGADDAVDGIIVEQPLPKGFDPALVFSAIPQGKDVEGVNPVNYGRFFLAKTAAEIAGCGAFPPCTVAAVIALLGETGSSAAGREAVVVGRSEILGRPAAHYLSALDATVTLCHSKTADLAGHVRRADIVVAALGRANFIKGGWIKPGAVVLDAGMNRHGGAWVGDVEFAAAAQRASFITPVPGGVGPVTTAVVLANTVEAARRRLEVRSA; encoded by the coding sequence ATGAGCGCCAAAATACTAGATGGGAAAGCCGTGGCGGCGGCCCTCCGTGCCGGTCTGCAGTCGGACATCGCGGCCGTGCGCGAGGCCCGGGGCACTCCCCCGAAGCTCGCCATCGTCACCCACACTTCCGAGGAGTCGGCGGGCGCCTATCTGCGCGCCAAGCTCAAGGCCGCGGCCGAGGCCGGACTCCTGGCCCAAGCCTATCCCTGCCCGGACGGCGCGGGGCCGGGAGAGCTCGGCGGAATACTGGCCCGGCTCGGGGCGGATGACGCGGTGGACGGCATCATCGTGGAACAGCCTCTGCCCAAAGGCTTCGACCCGGCGTTGGTCTTCTCCGCCATCCCGCAGGGCAAGGATGTGGAGGGGGTCAACCCCGTCAACTACGGCCGCTTCTTCCTGGCCAAGACCGCAGCCGAGATCGCGGGCTGCGGAGCCTTCCCCCCCTGCACGGTGGCGGCCGTCATCGCCCTGCTCGGAGAGACCGGCAGCTCTGCGGCGGGCCGGGAGGCCGTGGTGGTGGGCCGCTCCGAGATCCTGGGCCGGCCCGCGGCGCACTACCTCAGCGCTCTCGACGCCACCGTGACCTTGTGCCACTCCAAGACCGCGGACCTGGCCGGGCACGTGCGGCGGGCCGACATCGTGGTGGCCGCCCTGGGCCGGGCGAACTTCATCAAGGGCGGCTGGATAAAGCCCGGCGCTGTGGTCCTGGACGCGGGCATGAACCGCCACGGCGGGGCCTGGGTGGGAGACGTGGAGTTCGCGGCCGCGGCGCAGCGCGCCTCCTTCATCACGCCGGTGCCGGGCGGAGTGGGGCCGGTGACCACGGCCGTGGTGCTGGCCAACACCGTGGAAGCGGCTCGCCGCCGTCTGGAGGTCCGGTCCGCGTAG
- the dnaB gene encoding replicative DNA helicase, whose amino-acid sequence MAKDSPQLPPQALEAESAVLGAMLIEPDAVERAMDILGEMDFYQESHRTVFRVMAELASRSAAVDVVTVSEELRKLKRLDELGGMAFLAELQHRVATAAHVEHYARMVKEKAILRELIKASTNIVAACYKEDKPAAELLDDAETSVLRVAQSQSQRDIVEAKDLAHEVLDQIEAAHKAKNAVTGVPSGLRLLDKKTAGFQKSDLILIAARPSQGKTALALNIAAHVVMEVKKPVLLFSLEMSRHAIMQRLIASEARVNLMDIRTGFFQHKHWTQLTNATARLSESPLHVVDMPNLSVLGARSISRQLAARLRREGRELALIIIDYLQLMRGGARSESRQQEVSEISRGLKFLARDLNVPVIALSQLSRRSEDKGRTDNKPVLSDLRESGALEQDADLVAFIHRESYYKRNDPTLEGKALIIIAKQRQGPVGDVDVAFNMNITRFDNAALDDAPAGPSASEVEDTQTTFSD is encoded by the coding sequence ATGGCCAAAGACTCCCCGCAGCTCCCGCCCCAGGCCCTGGAGGCCGAGAGCGCCGTCCTTGGGGCGATGCTCATCGAGCCGGATGCCGTGGAGCGGGCCATGGACATCCTGGGCGAGATGGATTTTTACCAGGAGTCGCACCGGACCGTGTTCCGGGTCATGGCGGAGCTCGCCAGCCGCTCGGCCGCGGTCGACGTGGTCACGGTCAGCGAAGAGCTGCGCAAGCTCAAGAGGCTCGACGAGCTCGGCGGAATGGCTTTCCTCGCCGAGCTCCAGCACCGGGTCGCCACCGCCGCCCACGTCGAGCACTACGCCCGCATGGTCAAGGAGAAGGCCATCCTGCGCGAGCTCATCAAGGCGTCTACGAACATCGTGGCCGCCTGTTATAAGGAAGATAAGCCGGCGGCGGAGCTCCTCGACGACGCCGAGACCAGCGTCCTGCGCGTGGCCCAGAGCCAGTCCCAGCGCGACATCGTCGAGGCCAAGGACTTGGCCCACGAGGTGCTCGACCAGATCGAGGCCGCCCACAAGGCCAAGAACGCGGTCACGGGCGTGCCTTCGGGGCTGCGGCTGCTGGACAAGAAGACCGCGGGCTTCCAGAAGTCCGACCTCATCCTCATCGCGGCGCGGCCCAGCCAGGGCAAGACCGCCCTGGCCCTCAACATCGCCGCGCACGTGGTCATGGAGGTCAAGAAGCCGGTCCTGCTGTTCTCGCTGGAGATGTCCCGGCACGCCATCATGCAGAGGCTCATCGCCTCCGAGGCCCGGGTCAACCTCATGGACATCCGCACCGGCTTCTTCCAGCACAAGCATTGGACCCAGCTCACCAACGCGACCGCGCGCCTCTCCGAGTCGCCCCTGCACGTGGTCGACATGCCCAACCTCTCGGTCCTGGGGGCCCGGTCCATCTCGCGGCAGCTCGCTGCCAGGCTCAGGCGCGAAGGCCGGGAGCTCGCGCTGATCATCATCGACTACCTGCAGCTCATGCGCGGGGGGGCGCGCTCGGAGAGCCGCCAGCAGGAGGTCTCGGAGATCTCCCGGGGCCTGAAGTTCCTGGCCCGGGACCTCAACGTGCCGGTCATCGCCCTCTCCCAGCTCTCGCGGCGCTCCGAGGACAAAGGGCGAACCGACAACAAGCCGGTGCTCTCGGACCTGCGCGAGAGCGGCGCCCTGGAGCAGGACGCGGACCTGGTCGCCTTCATCCACCGCGAATCCTATTACAAGCGCAACGACCCGACCTTGGAAGGCAAGGCCCTGATCATCATCGCCAAGCAGCGGCAGGGCCCGGTCGGGGACGTCGATGTCGCCTTCAACATGAACATCACCCGTTTCGACAACGCCGCGCTCGACGATGCGCCGGCCGGCCCCTCGGCCTCCGAGGTCGAAGACACGCAGACCACATTCTCCGATTGA
- the rplI gene encoding 50S ribosomal protein L9, whose translation MKVILRSTVENLGRAGDIKDVADGYGRNYLLPKRLAVAATTAVLKEWEKCKDKRAKLVAADVEIAKGLAGKLTGVKLSFTVPASPEGKLFGSVGKSDILKSLKASGFVVPKTAVRLDSPIKTVGEHEVELRLQPEVSAKVTVAVVARE comes from the coding sequence ATGAAGGTCATCCTGCGTTCCACCGTAGAGAACCTCGGCCGCGCCGGGGACATCAAGGACGTCGCCGACGGCTACGGCCGCAACTATCTGCTGCCCAAGCGCCTGGCCGTGGCCGCGACCACGGCCGTGCTCAAGGAATGGGAGAAGTGCAAGGATAAGCGCGCCAAGCTCGTCGCCGCCGACGTCGAGATCGCCAAGGGCTTGGCCGGCAAGCTGACCGGCGTCAAGCTCTCCTTCACCGTGCCCGCCAGCCCCGAAGGCAAGCTCTTCGGGTCCGTGGGCAAATCCGACATCCTCAAGAGCCTCAAGGCCAGCGGCTTCGTGGTCCCCAAGACCGCGGTCCGGCTCGACTCGCCGATCAAGACGGTCGGCGAGCACGAGGTCGAGCTGCGCCTGCAGCCCGAGGTCTCCGCCAAGGTCACGGTCGCCGTCGTCGCGCGGGAGTAG
- the rpsF gene encoding 30S ribosomal protein S6 — MRIYETVLIMKPALSDPEVAEWVEKTKQVIAGEGGEVVNHEIWGRRKLTHLIGKAREGVYAYLKYRANPALLRKLSHNFSVAGDVLRNMTVVAQDRKYKVKEKKAKAPAQAS; from the coding sequence ATGCGCATATACGAAACCGTTCTCATCATGAAACCGGCCCTGTCCGACCCGGAGGTCGCCGAGTGGGTCGAGAAGACCAAACAGGTCATCGCCGGGGAAGGCGGCGAGGTCGTCAACCATGAGATTTGGGGCCGCCGCAAGCTGACCCATCTCATCGGCAAGGCGCGCGAAGGCGTTTACGCCTATCTCAAGTATCGGGCCAACCCCGCGCTGCTCAGGAAGCTCAGCCACAATTTCAGCGTGGCCGGCGATGTCCTGCGCAACATGACCGTGGTCGCGCAGGACCGCAAGTACAAGGTCAAGGAGAAGAAGGCCAAGGCTCCGGCCCAAGCCTCCTAG
- a CDS encoding helix-turn-helix domain-containing protein, producing the protein MKQKRKAARKPFLGEVPEVMDIKTLAQYLGLGRSKIYGLIRQKRIPASRIGRQYRFSKPLVDAWLRERLITPQPEQQIPLFKPNK; encoded by the coding sequence ATGAAACAGAAGCGCAAGGCCGCCCGGAAGCCCTTCCTCGGAGAAGTCCCGGAGGTCATGGACATCAAGACCTTGGCCCAGTACCTGGGCCTGGGCCGCTCCAAGATCTACGGACTCATCCGCCAGAAGAGGATCCCCGCCTCGCGCATCGGGCGACAGTACCGATTCTCCAAGCCGCTGGTCGACGCCTGGCTGCGGGAGCGCCTGATCACCCCGCAGCCGGAACAGCAGATCCCGCTGTTCAAGCCCAACAAGTAA
- the rpsR gene encoding 30S ribosomal protein S18 produces the protein MFQPEPEKTPAAAPAASAVQQSEAPRPSAPSRRPDTGRRRPPFPVRRKVCRFCAEKVRDIDYKQIQVLRAFLTDTGKILSSRITGNCAGHQRSLSRAIKRARNLALLPYVTY, from the coding sequence ATGTTCCAGCCTGAACCCGAGAAGACCCCGGCCGCGGCTCCCGCGGCCTCCGCAGTCCAGCAATCCGAGGCGCCCCGTCCCAGCGCGCCCTCCCGCAGGCCCGACACGGGCCGGCGGCGTCCCCCGTTCCCGGTCCGCCGGAAGGTCTGCCGATTCTGCGCCGAGAAGGTGCGCGACATCGACTATAAGCAGATCCAGGTCCTGCGGGCCTTCTTGACCGACACCGGCAAGATCCTTTCCAGCCGCATCACCGGCAACTGCGCCGGGCATCAACGCAGCCTCAGCCGCGCCATCAAGCGGGCGCGCAACCTGGCTCTGCTGCCTTACGTCACTTATTGA